In the genome of Streptomyces sp. NBC_00259, the window GGATCCCACGGTGAGCGAGTGTTCGTCGCTCTCCACGGGGATGCCGGCGTTGTTCGTCGTGTACGGAGCCTTGGGGCGTGACTCGGTCACGAGCGTCCTCCCATCGATCGAGGGGAAATCTGGTCGCTTCGGCCGTGTACCCCAGTCAACGCCGCAGATGCGAAGTCGGCAACTTTCGGACTGGGTCCAGACTCGGACTCCCCATGGGCCGATGGTCACATAGGGTCACGCGTGGGTGGGCAGTTCGAACCAGACGACCTTGCCCGTCGACAGCCGCGTGGCGCCCCACCTTCTGGCCAGCCGGTTCACCAGGAACAGCCCACGGCCGCCCTCGTCGGTGTCGCGAGCCCGCCGCTGCCGGGGCAACTGAGGAGAGTCGTCACCGACCTCGCAGCGCAGGACGTCGGTACGCAGCAGCCGCAGCGTCACCGGCCGCTCCGCGTACCGCACGGCATTGGTCACCACCTCGCTGACCAGGAGCTCCACCGAGTCCGACAGCTCCTCCAGGCCCCAGCGGGCCAGTGCCCTGCGGGCCAGCCTCCGGGCCCGGCCCGGTGCCGCGTCCTCCGGCTCCAGGAACCAGTACGCGACATCGCTCGGAGCGATCCCGTCGAAACGGGCCGCGAGCAGGGCGATGTCGTCGTCCCGGTCACCCGGGCCGAGCACGTCCAGCACGTCGTCGCAGAGGGCCTCCAGCGGCGGAGGGTGATCGGGCCCGGTGAGCTGCGCGGTCGCGGCCAGCCGCTCGCGCAGCTGCTCGATGCCGGTCCACACGTCCCGCAGCCGCGATTCCACCAGCCCGTCGGTGTACAGGAGAAGCGTCGCCCCGGCGGGCGCGTCCAGCTCGACGGCCTCGAAGTCCACCCCGCCGACGCCGATCGGGGCGCCCGGCGGAACCCGCAGCACCTCCGCCCGGCCGCCGAGATGGAGGAGTATCGGCGGCGGGTGGCCGGCGTTCGCGATCGTGATGCGGTGCGAGACCGGGTCGTAGACGGCGTACAGGCAGGTCGCCATGCGGTCGCTGCCGAGCCGCTGCGCCTGCTCGTCGAGATGGTGCAGCACTTCCTGCGGCGGCAGATCCAGCCCCGCCAGGGTCTGGGCCGTCGTCCGCAGCTGGCCCATGATCGCGGCCGAGGTCATGGAGTGGCCCATGACATCGCCGACGACGAGCGCGACCCGGCTGCCCGGCAGCGGGATCGCGTCGTACCAGTCGCCGCCGACCCGGGCCGTCTCCGCGGCCGGGAGATAGCGCGAGGCGAGCCGCACACCGGTCGGCTGCGGCAGGCCCTCAGGGAGCATCGTGCGCTGCAGCTCGTCCGCGATGTACGCCTCACGGCCGTACAGCACGGCCTTGTCGATGCCGAGCGCGGTGTGCGTGGCCAGCTGGGCCGCGACCAGCAGATCGTTCGGCTCGAAGGCGGGCCGGTCCGGGCGGCGCAGGAAGATCGCGGCACCGATGACCCGCCGGCGGCCGCGGAGCGGAGCCAGGATCGAGCGGTGTCCCGTCGGCAGCGTCTTGCCGTCGCCGAGCAGCTCGGGCAGGGCGGCGCGGGCGGCGGCGGAGTCGCCGAAGACGGGACGTACGCCCCGCAGCACCTCGGCCAGCGCCCCTCCCGTCACCACCTCGCACAGCTCCGCGGCCGGCGCCACGTCGGCCGGAGTGCTGAGCACCGGCACTTGGAGGGCCCCGCTCATGAAGGCGCCCTCGGAGTCCTCGTCGGTTAAACGCAGCCGGTCGGTACGGCGCAGCCGCAACACGAACGGCGCGACCGGCCGTTCGTCGCCGACCGGCAGCGGATCGCGCAGATAGACCAGGATCGCGTCCGAGAACGTGGGCACCGTGGCCCGGCACAGCCCGAGCACGATCTCGTCCAGGTCTATCCCGCGCGCGATCCTGCGGGTCGCCGCCCCGACGAAACGGAGCCGGTCGCCCTCGCGCCGCGCCACCCCCGCGGGGTCCTGCGGCGGCCCCGGGGGACCGGGCGGCTGTGGCGGGACCGCGCCGCCCGCCGCCGGCACCGGGGTATGGGCGGCGGCCTCCTCGCGCGGCCGCGTGCGTTCCTGCGGCCGGGTGCGTTCCTGCGGCCGGGCAGCCACGGGCTGCCGGCCTTCGTGGGAGGTGGGATGCTCCGTCACGCCTGGGATTCCGTCCGTCCGGGCCGGTGGTGCGAGGCGATTGCCTCGGGTGCCGCTGTACGCGTCCGGGGGCGGTGACGATCGTGGCTGCGCCGCGGTTCCCCGGGCCGCCGGGCGGAGCCGCCCGGTGTCCGGGACGGCAACGCCCCTGGATGGTCGATATAGCCCATACCCAATCCGGGCGAGCCGTCGACAGAACGAGGGCGATCCGGGCGCACATTCGGCACGGTTCAGTCCCCCTCGTGATGACTTACGGTCAGTTCCTGCGCTGTGCTCATTCGTTGATGCGAAGCAGCCTTGCGGAGGACGATCCTACGTTTGAACCCCGGGGGCGCATCAAGGGTCTCACGGCGTCGTCATGCGGACGTGCGCTCCGGAGTGCGATTCCAGTCGACGGGCAGCTGCGGTACTGGCCAGCGGGGATCGGGCCGCCAGTCCTCCCAGCCGTCCGAGTACGGGGCGCCCCAGGCGCTGATCACGTCGACCGCGTCACGCCCGGCCGCCCGTACCCGCCGGGCCAGGCCCGCGTCCATCAGACCGGCCGCCCGGGCCTGGGCGAACTCGTCCTCGTCCAGCCAGCGCCAGCTGCGGTCCGGCTGCACCGCGATGTCCAGAAAGTGATCCTCGGAGTCGACGCCGCCGGACCAACGGAACTGCGGCTCCTCCAGGTTGACGTACCAGTTCCTGAACTGCCAGCCCGGCTCCCAGAACAGCCACACCGACCAGGGCTCGCCGGGTCTGGCCAGCTTCAGCACCCCCGTGCCCGACCAGTGGGCCCGCACGGTGGTGCGGGGCACGGTGTACCGGGTCTCGAGCGGCTCATGGTGCACGGGCGTGCCGTCGGCGAGCACCGGCTTCACGCACTCGGTGCCGGGTGCCATCCACACCGCGAGCAGTTCCTCGGTGTCCCGCACCACGGTCACCGGCCTGCAGATGTGCACATCGGCGGAGCCGTTGCCGCGATACCGCCAGAGAATCTGCTCCCCCGGCGCCCAGTGCCGAAAGCCCGCCGATGCTGTCATGCGCAGATCTTAGGCGCGGGGGAGTCCCGGCGCTGCGGTGCAGATCACGGCGGGGCGTGACCTCGCCGAACCGTTCAGGGGCGGGTCATCCGGAGCACGTCGAGCGCCTCGTCGAGCTGTTCCAGGGTCAGCGCGCCGCGCTCCACGTAGCCGCCCTCCAGCACCACCTCACGGATCGTCTTGCGCTCGGCCAGGGACCTCTTCGCGACCTTGGCGGCCTCCTCGTACCCGATGTACTTGTTCAGCGGGGTGACGACGGACGGCGACGACTCGGCGTACTCACGTGCCCGCTCCACATCGGCCGTGATCCCGTCCACCGTCCGGTCCGCCAGCAGCCGGGAGACGTTCGCGAGCAGCCGCACCGACTCCAGCAGGTTCTTCCCGATCACCGGCAGCATGACGTTCAGTTCGAAGTTCCCGGCCGCGCCGGCCACCGCGACCGTCGTGTCATTGCCCGTGACCTGCGCGGCGACCATCAGGACCGCCTCCGGGACGACCGGATTGACCTTGCCCGGCATGATCGACGAACCGGGCTGCAGATCGGGCAGCGCGATCTCGGCGAGCCCGGTGCGCGGGCCGCTCGCCATCCAGCGCAGATCGTTGGAGATCTTGGTGAGCGAGATCGCGATCGTACGGAGCTGACCGCTGGTCTCCACCAGCCCGTCGCGCGCGCCCTGTGCCTCGAAGTGGTTCCGCGCCTCGGTCAGCGGCAGTCCGGTCGCCCGTGCCACCTCCGCGATGACCGCCGCCGGGAAGCCGGGCGGTGTGTTGATGCCGGTGCCCACCGCCGTACCGCCGAGGGGGAGTTCCGCGAGCCGTGGCAGCGAGGCGTTCAGCCGCTCGATCCCGTAGCGGATCTGCGCCGCGTAACCGCCGAACTCCTGGCCGAGCGTGACCGGGGTCGCGTCCATCAGATGGGTGCGGCCGGACTTCACCACGTCGGCGAACTCGTCCGCCTTGCGTTCCAGCGCCGCGGCGAGGTGATCGAGCGCGGGGATCAGGTCCCTGGTCACGGCAGCCGTCGCCGCGATGTGGATCGACGACGGAAAGACGTCGTTGGACGACTGCGACGCGTTGACATGGTCATTGGGGTGGACGTCGCGGCCGAGGCGTTCACCGGCCAGGGTCGCCAGGACCTCGTTCGTGTTCATGTTGGAGGACGTCCCCGAGCCCGTCTGGAAGACGTCGACCGGGAAGTGCTCGTCCCAGCGGCCCAGGGCGACCTCCTCCGCCGCGTCCTGGACGGCCCGCGCGATGTCCTCGTCGAGGACGCCCAGCTCCGCGTTGACCTTGGCGGCGGCCGCCTTGATCCGGGCCAGGGCCTCGATATGGGCGCGTTCCAGCCGTTCTCCGGAGATCGGGAAGTTCTCCACGGCGCGTTGGGTCTGGGCACGCCATTTGGCGTGTTCCGGCACCTTCACCTCGCCCATGGAGTCGTGCTCGATCCGGTACCGGCCTGCGTTGTCGCTCGTGTCGGACATCTCCAAACCTCCTGCAAAGGTGAGCACTTGTCTTGTTCTGCGTATTCCCAAGTGCGCTACCGGCCAGTAGAAACCGTCGGTAACACCGAACCGGGGAGGCGCAATGAGGCGCACTGGACGAAGACTTCGCCGCACGGTCGCGGCCGCCGCGGCCCTGGCGGCGACTCTCGGCACCATGGCAGCCACGACCCCCGAGCGTGCGCACGACACGGCCCGCTCGGCCGCATCCGCACCGTCGGTACCCCTTCCGCCGGAGCTGGAGAGGATCCGGGCCGCCGAGGCGACGGCCCTCTACGGCGACCCCGCGGAGCGCCCGTTCGACCAGCGCAGGACCGGCCTGATCTCGCTGGGCGACAGCGAGATCTCCGGCGAGGGCGTCGGCACCTACGAACCCGGCACCGACGGCCCCGGCAACTGGTGCCACCGCTCACCCGACGCCGCCATCCACCGCACGGGCATCGCCGCCGACGTCACGTACAACGTCTCCTGCTCGGGCGGATACAGCGGAAACATCGTCATCGGCGGATCGAAGCAGTACCCCGACGAACTGGTGCAGAGCGACAACCTCGCCGTCAAGGCCCGCAACACCCGTATCAAGATGGTGCTGCTCGTCGCGGGCGCCAACGACGACCTGCAGTTCGGGCCCGTGATGACCGACTGCGTGGTGCGCTGGTTCACCTTCCAGGGGCCCTGCGAGACGAAGTACGCGAGCGGCTGGCAGGCCCGTGTCGACGGACTCGTCCCCAAGGTCGAGCGGACCGTACGCGATCTGCGGACGGTGATGCGCGACGCCGGGTACGCCGACGGCGACTACAAGCTCGTCGTGATGGGCTACCCCAGCCCCATCGGTCCCGACTTCCCCGACAACCCGAACTTCCCCGGCAAGCTGATCTGCGGCGGCACCGGCTACGACTCCGACACCGTCTGGGGCCGCAACACCGCCGTCCCCGCCTTCGAACGCGGCATGCGTCGGGTCGCCCGCGCCACGGGCGCCGTGTACCTCGACAACTCCCGGCTCTTCCACGGCCACGAGGTCTGCATGGAGGACACCTGGGCGCGCGGGCTGTCCATCGATCTGTCCAACCCCTTCCCGCCGGACTCCAACTCGGTCCGCCAGTCCTTCCACCCCAACGCCCGGGGGCACGCCGCCTTCGCCTCCTGCCTCACCCAGCTCTACGATTCCGGGCTGAACGAGGCCGGTTGCGCCGACCCCGCGTCCACGGGCAGGCCGGTGCTCTACCCGTTCGCCTGGGACGACGTCTACAAGCCGCTGAAGAACGAGGCCACCGGCAGCTGCCTCGACGCCGAGGCGGCGAAGTCGTCCAACGGCACCGGGGTGCTGGGCTGGGACTGCCACGGCGGCCGCAACCAGGGCTGGTGGTACGACACCACCCGTGGCTCCCTCCACACCGAGCTCACCCAGGACCGCTGCCTGGACGTCCCCCGGGGCGACTACCGGGCCGGCGCGCCGCTCACCCTGTGGAACTGCCACGGCGCCGCGAACCAGCGCTTCGTCCGTGACGCCGGCACGCTCCGGCCCACGTCCGCGCCGCACCTGTGCGCGACCCTGTCCGCGGCGAAGGACCCGCTGCGGCTCCAGCCGTGCGACGGGTCCGCGAAGCAGCGCTTCGCGTAGCCGGACGCGCGGCACGTTTCGTGTGACCGGGCGCAACATGAGCGGGGCCCCGCCGCTGGGGAGCGGCGGGGCCTTTCGCCCGTGTCCCGGGCCGGGACGACTGTGCGTCCGGTGCCTAGGCGAGCCCGGGCCCGCGCACCGGGATGCTGGTGAAGGTCGGGGCCGGGGCCGGGTCCTGGAAGAAGTCGTTGCCCTTGTCGTCCACGACGATGAACGCGGGGAAGTCCTCGACCTCGATCTTCCAGACCGCCTCCATGCCGAGTTCCTCGTACTCGACGACCTCGACCTTCTTGATGCAGTCCTGGGCCAGACGCGCCGCCGGGCCGCCGATCGAGCCGAGGTAGAAGCCACCGTGCGTGCCGCAGGCGTCCGTGACCTGCTTGCTGCGGTTGCCCTTGGCCAGCATGACCTTGGAGCCGCCCGCCGCCTGGAACTGCTCGACGTAGCTGTCCATGCGGCCGGCCGTGGTCGGGCCGAAGGAACCGGAGGCGTAGCCCTCCGGGGTCTTCGCCGGGCCGGCGTAGTAGACAGGGTGGTCCTTCAGGTACTGCGGCATCTCCTCGCCCGCGTCCAGCCGCTCCTTGATCTTGGCGTGCGCGATGTCGCGCGCCACGACGAGCGGGCCGTTGAGCGACAGCCGGGTCTTGACCGGGTAGCGGGTCAGCTCCGCCAGGATCTCGTCCATCGGCTGGTTGAGGTCGATCTTGACGACGTCGTCCTGGCCCTCGGACTCCAGGTGCTCGTCCGTGGTCTCCGGCAGGAAGCGCGCCGGGTCCGTCTCCAGCTGCTCGAGGAAGACACCCTCGGCCGTGATCTTCGCGACGGCCTGGCGGTCGGCCGAGCAGGACACGGCGATCGCGACCGGGCAGGAGGCGCCGTGCCGCGGCAGGCGCACCACGCGGACGTCGTGGCAGAAGTACTTGCCGCCGAACTGCGCGCCGATGCCGATCCGCTGCGTCAGCTCGAAGACCTTCTCCTCCAGCTCCTTGTCCCGGAAGCCGTGACCGAGGGCCGAGCCCTCCTCCGGCAGCTCGTCCAGGTAGTGCGCGGAGGCGTACTTCGCGGTCTTCAGCGCGTACTCCGCCGACGTGCCGCCGACGACGATCGCCAGGTGGTACGGCGGGCAGGCGGCCGTGCCCAGCGAGCGGATCTTCTCCTCCAGGAACTTCATCATGGAGGCCTCGTTCAGGACCGCCTTGGTCTCCTGGTAGAGGAAGGACTTGTTGGCGGAGCCGCCGCCCTTCGCCATGAAGAGGAACTTGTACGCGCCGCCGTCGGTCGCGTACAGCTCGATCTGCGCGGGCAGGTTCGAGCCGGTGTTCTTCTCCTCCCACATGGTGAGCGGAGCCATCTGCGAGTAGCGCAGGTTCAGCCTGGTGTACGCGTCGTAGATGCCGTGGCTCAGGGCCTCTTCGTCGCCGCCCTCCGTCAGCACGTTCTGCCCGCGCTTGCCCATGACGATCGCCGTGCCGGTGTCCTGGCACATGGGCAGGACGCCCGCGGCGGCGATGTTCGCGTTCTTGAGCAGGTCCAGCGCCACGAACTTGTCGTTCGACGACGCCTCGGGGTCGTCGATGATCTTGCGCAGCTGGGCGAGGTGCGCCGGGCGGAGGTAGTGCTGGATGTCGTGGATCGCCTCCTCCGCCAGCTTGCGCAGCGCCTCCGGCTCGACCTTGAGGAACGTACGGCCGTCGGCCTCGAAGGTGGTGACACCCTCGGCGGTCACCAGGCGGTAGGGCGTGGTGTCCTCTCCCAGCGGGAGCAGATCGGTGTACGAGAATTCCGGCATTACGGCCATTCCTCACTCGGCAGACGGCGGCTGGCATCCATTGGCAGCGCGCCCATAAGCGTAAGACGCCCTCCGTCGTCCGAGCTTGTGAGGTAAGGCTCAGTTGGAGGCGGGCCGTCGGGCGCGGACGGACGGGTGGCCGACGGGCGTGCCGCCACTAGTCGCGATCTATCGCGTTTCGCTACGCTGGGTCCGTGGACCTCGACAAGCATGATTCAGCCGACTCCGGCCGCGGACGGCCCCAGCAGCCGGTCGCCTCCGCCGCACCCGTCGTGCCCGCGGAACCCGCCGTGCCCGCGGAACCCGCCGTGCCCGCCGCACCGGCCGTGCCCGCGGACCCCGCCGGCGCGATCCGCGCCTCCGACGCCGATCGCGACAGGATCGCCGACATCCTCAGGGAAGCCCTGGCCGAGGGCCGGCTCGACGCCGAGGAGCACTCCGACCGTATCGACGCGGTCTACCGCGCGAAGACCGTCGGCGAGCTGGAGCCGATCGTGCGCGACCTGCCCGCCGGCGCGTCCGACGCGCGCCCGCCCCGGCGGCAGCCGGCGTCGTACACGTACGGCCCGGAGCTGCCCGACGGCCCCACCGAGAACCTCGTCGCCGTCTTCTCCAGCTCCACCCGCAAGGGCCGCTGGCGCGTGGGTGGGCGGACGCAGGCGTTCTCCCTCTTCGGGAACATCGAGATCGACCTGACAGAGGCGATGTTCGGCCAACGTCTCACCGTCATCAACGCGACATCGATCTTCGGCAACGTCGAGGTCCGCGTGCCGGAGAACATCTCGCTGCGCGGAAGCGGCACCGGAATCTTCGGCAACTTCGAGGTCGACACGCTGGAGGCCGCAGACCCGGAGGCCCCGGTCGTCGTGGTCAACGGGTACTCCGTGTTCGGCAACGTGGAGGCCAAGCCGAAGCGGGGCAAGCGCATCGCCGACCTTCACGACCGGCTGCGCAAGCACCTGGGGCGCTGAGCGGGGTGCGGAACCGGGGCACTGGCCGGGGCGTGGGATCGGGGCGTGGGCAGCGGCGCTGACCGGGGCACTGGCCGGGGCGCGGATCGAGGCGTCCCGGGCGTGGCCGACCGTAGTTCCGTCCTCCGGAACTCAGTGCCACTCAGTGCATAGGCACGCGCACAGCGGGTAGGGCTTGCTGCATCGTCTCTCGCTCGCGAAAGCCGTCGTCAGGAGTAGACCGTGCTGCAACTGCCGCATCAGTCCCTGCAGGTAGCCGCCGTTCCGGCCCAGCGCACCGCCGCTCGGGAAGATCAGGACGGACCCTGGCACACGGAGGCGGTGTGCCGCCGCGACGAAGCCGGACTCTTCTTCGCGCCATCCAAGGAACCGACGGCGGCGCGGCTCTCCAGGGAGGACGCCGCCAAGCGCGTCTGCGCCCGCTGCCCGGTCATGGTGGAGTGCCGGGAGCACGCCCTGCTCCAGCCCGAGCCGTACGGCGTGTGGGGCGGGCTCACCGCGGCCGAGCGCCGTGTCGTCCTGGCCCGGCGCAGGCGGCGTGAGATGGAGCTGAAGAAGTCGGCGTCGGCGGCCTGACGTTCCGCGGCACGCGGCACTCCGGGCTCGTACGGACGGACGTACGGAGAGGGGCGCTCCCACCGCACATGGGAGCGCCCCTCTCCGTATGGCGTCAGGCCGTATGCCGTGAGGCCGCGTGCCGACGTCTGCGGGCTACTGCGCGCGGTCGAAGTCGACGGCGCTGTAGGCGCGCAGCTTCGACAGACGGTGGGTCGAGTCGATCTGCCGGATCGTGCCCGACTTGGAGCGCATCACGAGCGACTGCGTGGTCGCCGTCTCCGCGCGGTAGCGCACACCGCGCAGCAGTTCGCCGTCCGTGATGCCGGTCGCGACGAAGAACACGTTGTCCCCGCTGACCAGGTCGTCCATGAAGAGCACCCGGTCCAGGTCGTGGCCGGCGTCGAGCGCGCGCTGCCGCTCCTCGTCGTCCTTCGGCCACAGCTTGCCCTGGATCGTGCCGCCCAGGCACTTGATCGCGCACGCGGTGATGATGCCCTCCGGCGTACCGCCGATGCCCATCAGCATGTCGACGCCGGTGCCCTCGCGCACGGCCATGATCGCGCCCGCGACGTCGCCGTCCGAGATGAACTTGATGCGCGCGCCGGTCTCGCGGATCTCCTTGACGATGCCCTCGTGCCGGGGACGGTCCAGGATGACGACGGTGACGTCCTCGGGCGAGGAGTTCTTCGCCTTGGCGACCCGGCGGATGTTCACCGGGACCGGGGCGTTGATGTCGACGAAGTCGGCGGCCTCGGGGCCGGTGACCAGCTTGTCCATGTAGAAGACCGCGGACGGGTCGAACATGGTGCCGCGGTCGGCGGCCGCGAGCACCGCGATCGCGTTCGGCATGCCCTTGGCGGTGAGCGTCGTTCCGTCGATGGGGTCCACGGCGATGTCGCACTCCGCGCCGGTCCCGTCGCCGATGCGCTCCCCGTTGAACAGCATCGGGGCTTCGTCCTTCTCGCCTTCGCCGATGACGACGACGCCGTTCATCGACACGGTGCTGACCAGCGCGCGCATGGCCTTGACGGCCGCGCCGTCCGCGCCGTTCTTGTCGCCGCGGCCCACCCAGCGGCCGGCGGCCATCGCGGCGGCCTCGGTGACCCGGACGAGCTCCAGGGCGAGGTTGCGGTCGGGAGCTTCGGGAGAGACCTCGAGCTGTGACGGCAAGTTGTGCTCGGTCATCGGAGCGCACCTTTCTGTACGACGACGGCCGGATGAAGAGGGTGCTGTGACTCTATCGGTACGTCGACAAAATGAGCAGAGGGGCCCACGTTTGAGCAAACAACCTTGATGCGACCATAGTGCGGTGGCAGGTATGCGAGGCAAGCAGACAGTGCGCGGAATGATCCAGTCGATGGCGGTCATCTGCGCATTCGCAGGCGTGATGTACATCTTCGTTCCGCACGACGACTCGGCGGACCCGACCAAGGCCGTGGACTACCGCGTCGAACTGTTGACGGCACGGCGGGCGGCTCCGTACCCGGTGGCGGCCCCGACCGGCCTGTCCGCGGAATGGAAGCCCACGTCCGTCACGTACAAGCGCCAGGACGCCCATGCCTGGCACATCGGCTTCCTCGACCCGGACGGCCAGTACATCGCGGTCGAGCAGTCCACGGCGCCGCCCGGGAAGTACGTCCCGCAGGTCACCCAGCGGGCGACTCCGACCGAGCAGACCCAGCGGGTGGGCGAGGAGACCTGGCAGCGCTGGGAGGGCCCGAAGTACGACGCGCTGGTGCGTACGGACAAGGGCTCGACGACGGTCGTGACGGGCACGGCCTCGTACGAGCGGCTGGCTCAGATGGCGGCGGCGCTGGAAGCCGCGTCCGACTCCGCCTCGACGCCGAGCCCCGCCGTGACGCCGCCCCCGGCCACGTCCTGACCTTCCGCGAGCCGGCCGTGGTCCCGATCCCGGCCGGCGCGGACAGCACGCCGGCAGCACAAGGCCGCCGCACCCGGAACGAAACGGGTGCGGCGGCCTTTGTCGTGCCTGTGTGCCTGTGTGAGCCCTGCGACTCGGCGGGACTGGGACTCAGACGGTGGTGACGACCTCGTCGTACGACAGGCGCGGCGAGCGCGGGAACCACGCGTTCTCGCCCGGCTTGCCGATGTTGATCACCATCAGCGGCGTGTGGTCGTCGTCCAGGAACTCCTTCTGCACGCCGGCGTAGTCGAGCCCGGTCATCGGGCCCGCGGCCAGACCGGCGGCGCGGATGCCGACGATGAAGTAGGCGGCCTGCAGCGCGGCATTGAGCGTGGCCGACTGCTCGCGGACCGGACGCTCGCCGAAGAACGCGTCCTTCGCCTGCGGGAAGTGCGGGAACAGCTCCGGGAGCTCCTCGTGGAACTCGTTGTCGGCGGCGAGGATCGCGACCAGGGGGGCGGTGGCGGTCTTCGGCTGGTTGCCCTCTGACATGTGCTGCACCAGACGCTGCCGGGCCTCGGCGGAGCGGACGAGGACCACGCGCAGGGGCGTCTGGTTGAAGGCGGTCGGGCCGTACTTGACCAGGTCGTAGATCGCCTGCACCTGCTCGTCCGACACCGGCTCGTCGGTGAAGGTGTTGGCGGTACGGGCCTCGCGGAACAGGAGGTCCTGGGCGGCGGTGTCGAGAACGAGGGACATGCTGTGCCTTCCGGGTGGAACAGGGGGATCAAGCTGTGACCTCACGGTACGACCAGAGTGTGTGAACGTTCAACCAAATCCGGCCACTCGTGAGCTAAGTCACGCAACTTTCAACTAATCAACTTTCAACTAAACGGTACGTCCGTTTAGTCCGCCCCTGCTCCGGCGTCTCACAGAGCCCTGCCGCCCCTGTCCTCGACCTCGTCGTCCGAGTCGTTCGAGCCGTTCGTGGCCTTCGCGCCTGCGTCCCCGCCCTCGGCCGCGTCGCGGCCCGACAGTGCCGCGTCCAGCCGGGCCCGGGCGCCGTCCAGCCAGCGGCGGCACACCTTCGCCAGCTCCTCGCCGCGCTCCCACAGCGCGAGGGACTCCTCCAGCGTCGTGCCGCCCGCCTCCAGCCGGCGCACGACCTCGATCAGCTCGTCCCGCGCCTGCTCGTAGCCGAGCGCGCCCTCGTCCGTCTTGGCTGTCATCTGATCCACCCTAAGTTCGCCTGTTGTCAGTGGGGCCGGAGGCCTCGGCGGGCCGGGCCCCGGAGCCCGGGAAGTGAGCCCGGACATCGCCCCCGGGACCGAGCCGTGTCAGTCGCCCGCCACCCGCACCGTGAATTCGCCCTCCGCGACACGCGCCCGCAGCTCCTCGTCCACGGTGACCTCGCCGGCTGCGCGCACCACCGCGCCGTCCGCGCGCTGCAGCACGGCGTACCCCCGCTCCAGCGTCGCCGCGGGCGACAGCGCGACGACCCGCGCACGCGTGTGGGACAGCTCGGAGTCCGCGCGGTCCAGCAGATGCCCCAGCACCCGCCGGCTCCGGGCGACCAACGCGTCGGTCTCGTGCTCGCGCTCCTCCACCATCCGGTGCGGATGCTCCATGACGCGCCGGTGCAGGGCGTGCGCGAGCCCGCGCTCCTCGCGCTCCAGCACTCCCCGTACGGTCCTGAGGGCCCGGTCCCGCAGCGCCTGCACCCGGTCCAGCTCCTCGCCCACGTCCGGGACGACCTTCTT includes:
- a CDS encoding DUF1707 SHOCT-like domain-containing protein, with amino-acid sequence MPAEPAVPAEPAVPAAPAVPADPAGAIRASDADRDRIADILREALAEGRLDAEEHSDRIDAVYRAKTVGELEPIVRDLPAGASDARPPRRQPASYTYGPELPDGPTENLVAVFSSSTRKGRWRVGGRTQAFSLFGNIEIDLTEAMFGQRLTVINATSIFGNVEVRVPENISLRGSGTGIFGNFEVDTLEAADPEAPVVVVNGYSVFGNVEAKPKRGKRIADLHDRLRKHLGR
- a CDS encoding WhiB family transcriptional regulator, whose translation is MLQLPHQSLQVAAVPAQRTAAREDQDGPWHTEAVCRRDEAGLFFAPSKEPTAARLSREDAAKRVCARCPVMVECREHALLQPEPYGVWGGLTAAERRVVLARRRRREMELKKSASAA
- the glpX gene encoding class II fructose-bisphosphatase → MTEHNLPSQLEVSPEAPDRNLALELVRVTEAAAMAAGRWVGRGDKNGADGAAVKAMRALVSTVSMNGVVVIGEGEKDEAPMLFNGERIGDGTGAECDIAVDPIDGTTLTAKGMPNAIAVLAAADRGTMFDPSAVFYMDKLVTGPEAADFVDINAPVPVNIRRVAKAKNSSPEDVTVVILDRPRHEGIVKEIRETGARIKFISDGDVAGAIMAVREGTGVDMLMGIGGTPEGIITACAIKCLGGTIQGKLWPKDDEERQRALDAGHDLDRVLFMDDLVSGDNVFFVATGITDGELLRGVRYRAETATTQSLVMRSKSGTIRQIDSTHRLSKLRAYSAVDFDRAQ
- a CDS encoding DUF4245 domain-containing protein — encoded protein: MAGMRGKQTVRGMIQSMAVICAFAGVMYIFVPHDDSADPTKAVDYRVELLTARRAAPYPVAAPTGLSAEWKPTSVTYKRQDAHAWHIGFLDPDGQYIAVEQSTAPPGKYVPQVTQRATPTEQTQRVGEETWQRWEGPKYDALVRTDKGSTTVVTGTASYERLAQMAAALEAASDSASTPSPAVTPPPATS
- a CDS encoding malonic semialdehyde reductase — encoded protein: MSLVLDTAAQDLLFREARTANTFTDEPVSDEQVQAIYDLVKYGPTAFNQTPLRVVLVRSAEARQRLVQHMSEGNQPKTATAPLVAILAADNEFHEELPELFPHFPQAKDAFFGERPVREQSATLNAALQAAYFIVGIRAAGLAAGPMTGLDYAGVQKEFLDDDHTPLMVINIGKPGENAWFPRSPRLSYDEVVTTV
- a CDS encoding exodeoxyribonuclease VII small subunit, which encodes MTAKTDEGALGYEQARDELIEVVRRLEAGGTTLEESLALWERGEELAKVCRRWLDGARARLDAALSGRDAAEGGDAGAKATNGSNDSDDEVEDRGGRAL